AAAGATACACTGGACTTTTCTACGTACATCAGGGAGTTAGCTGAAAACCTTCTCCAGACTTACAGCCTTAGCAGTAAAAATATCTGCCTGTGCATGGATATGGAAGAAAATATATTTCTTAATATGGATACTGGTGTCCCTTTAGGAATAATTGTCAATGAGCTTGTTTCCAATTCCCTCAAACATGCATTTCCTGGCAAAGACAGGGGAAAAATTCGAATTAAATTACGTAGAGAAAAATATGGAAAGCACAAAAAGGAAGACGATAAGACTACCAGTTTTATTCTGACTGTTTCAGACAATGGTATAGGCATTCCTGAAAATCTCAATATTGAACATATTGATAGTCTTGGCATACAGCTGATAAACGCCCTCGTAGATCAGCTAAATGGCGAACTGGAACTTAAAAGGAACGATGGGACTGAATTTACTATGAAGTTTACAGTAACTGAAAAATATAATCAGGCTCAAGTTGGATTAAAATCACGAGAAAATGGATAAAAAAAATCTGGATGCGAGAGGTGCGATTCGAACGCACGAACTCCTACAAGACTAGGCTCTGAACCTAGCGCCTTTGACCTGGCTGGGCAACTCTCGCACGATGTAGCTTGTGTTACAGCAGCAGATAGTAGCGCTCTTTGTTTTTATACTTTTTCCTTGAAATCCATTTCGGGATATGAAAATCCAGGTTACTTTTCTAATATTTCTGCTTTTGTAATGCAAGAAGACAATAATGTTTTCCTTTCAGATATGGGATTTTAAATGTAAAGGTAGAAATTGATGAAATTTTATCTCATCAATTTCAGGATAAGGGCTTTCTGGGCATGCAGGCGGTTTTCTGCTTCTTCGAAGACTACGGAGTTCGGGCCGTCCATGACCTCATCCGTAATCTCCAGGCCTCGTCTGGCGGGCAGGCAGTGCATGACTATTACATCCGGCTTTGCAACTCCAAGGAGTTCGGTATTGACCTGGAACCTGGTAAAGTCCCTCAGGCGCTTTTCCTGTTCGGCTTCGTCGCCCATGGAGACCCAGACATCAGTATAGATAATGTCTGCGTCCTTTGCGGCAACTTTTGGATCATCTGTGATTGTGAACTTGCCCCCAAGAGCTTTTGCCTGTTCAAGGAACTCGGCTTTGGGCTCATAGCCTTTCGGGCAAGCAACGACAAACTCCATTCCCACAATAGCCGAGCCAAGTAAGGCCGAGTTGCAGACGTTGTTCCCGTCTCCTACCCAGACGAATTTCAGACCTTCGAACTTTTTCTTAAACTCCATGATGGTCATGAAGTCACCCAGGATCTGACAGGGATGTTCCCTATCTGAGAGGGCGTTGATCACGGGTATGGTTGAATATTTTGCAAGCTTCTCCACAGTATCATGGCTCATAACCCTGGCCATGATTCCGTGCAGGTAACCGGAAAGGGTCCTTGCAGTGTCCTCAATGGTCTCGCCTCTTCCTACCTGGATGTCTCTGGAGTTCAGGTAAAGGGCATGTCCCCCGAAATCGCT
The Methanosarcina sp. WWM596 DNA segment above includes these coding regions:
- the argF gene encoding ornithine carbamoyltransferase, whose product is MKRDVLSITDLSREEIYELLESAADLKAKRKAGEYTEYLKHKSLGMIFEKSSTRTRVSFEVAMSDFGGHALYLNSRDIQVGRGETIEDTARTLSGYLHGIMARVMSHDTVEKLAKYSTIPVINALSDREHPCQILGDFMTIMEFKKKFEGLKFVWVGDGNNVCNSALLGSAIVGMEFVVACPKGYEPKAEFLEQAKALGGKFTITDDPKVAAKDADIIYTDVWVSMGDEAEQEKRLRDFTRFQVNTELLGVAKPDVIVMHCLPARRGLEITDEVMDGPNSVVFEEAENRLHAQKALILKLMR